From a single Arachis hypogaea cultivar Tifrunner chromosome 3, arahy.Tifrunner.gnm2.J5K5, whole genome shotgun sequence genomic region:
- the LOC112788995 gene encoding uncharacterized protein yields the protein MTPDDIGQACHEGEGVDAHQAINGYHSVWMSHWLHTDCRSAPTNRNHSMFGCGVKEVKQDSGSEQHGLIGCSDVVVDSSVRPGALGEVGRGARVTSINETEYGKSKKPSIDSKSFPIFNVSQKTEGILSLKKEHDSLYHGECIKSETKSCSEDDSVSPNGTGIHVPSASAHHPPRTETSVREHWLLSQGNLPSGLLMKSPNAVEQKNIDVSTSLWNEFVKSDSAVVPTVCDKGKGLMPAFTSGHQKIYQSSYNVATQEHITTTKYHSFSSLLIHEKKMSNLLDPHRSSFSRWIQDGIAQLPHNPGVDDNDDELCFVRHAHHNIHNHVAGANITNQTASLKSTKPQVICGESSLQLLHDGESVKTTHHFLNSEETDANLSGRGQFFREAIVPSKFKGNSVKLETLGGSIKSSGKENVRDLRSSTTLKNESSAETDAMDIHALHENHLQGDVPLQTNKSSKDIQKSPSSQVAVTSASENNKAKSTNIELLDINQEPCEDQTMANPIVDRETSTSRTHSLGAEHFLPDADEHGRSISGNSSLGLDSSSRWVKRLKLCRMGSACGTESVNIGECSSHEKVNNTLGKAVEGTEASKEPRVVNHAKEQMVPDPPTAVLTNGKYSFTEAKRDVEITLSHPWIQRWSHKHSASIKKRHESVDPHDPKSSNIAIEEIQKEQFPSIAAMALMGKALNCLNPSKVMKKGTVTVWNAKGF from the exons ATGACGCCTGACGATATTGGACAAGCATGTCATGAAGGTGAGGGGGTGGATGCTCATCAGGCGATAAACGGTTACCACTCAGTGTGGATGTCTCATTGGCTGCACACAGATTGTAGGTCAGCACCCACGAATCGGAACCATTCAATGTTTGGTTGTGGAGTTAAAGAAGTCAAACAAGACAGTGGCTCTGAACAGCATGGTTTAATTGGCTGTTCAGATGTTGTGGTTGATAGTTCTGTGCGTCCTGGAGCATTAGGAGAAGTAGGCAGGGGTGCAAGGGTTACTTCCATCAATGAGACTGAATATGGAAAATCAAAGAAGCCAAGCATTGATTCCAAATCATTTCCTATATTCAACGTTTCTCAAAAGACTGAAGGAATTTTGTCGTTGAAGAAGGAACATGATAGTCTTTACCATGGAGAATGTATAAAGTCTGAAACTAAATCCTGCTCTGAAGATGACAGTGTTTCTCCTAATGGAACTGGCATTCATGTGCCATCAGCATCTGCACATCATCCTCCTAGAACTGAAACATCAGTTAGAGAGCATTGGTTGTTGTCTCAAGGAAATTTACCTTCAGGTCTGTTGATGAAATCTCCAAATGCAGTTGAACAGAAGAACATAGATGTTTCAACATCACTATGGAATGAATTTGTAAAATCAGACTCTGCCGTTGTGCCAACTGTGTGTGACAAAGGAAAAGGTTTGATGCCTGCATTCACATCTGGACACCAAAAAATATACCAGTCAAGCTACAATGTAGCAACCCAGGAGCATATCACCACTACTAAATATCAcagtttttcttctcttttaatcCATGAGAAGAAAATGAGTAACCTGTTAGACCCGCATAGATCTTCCTTTTCAAGATGGATTCAAGATGGTATTGCTCAGTTGCCGCACAACCCCGGCGTTGATGACAATGATGATGAATTGTGTTTTGTTCGCCATGCACACCACAACATTCACAATCATGTTGCTGGTGCAAACATTACAAATCAGACTGCTTCCTTAAAGTCAACTAAACCTCAAGTTATTTGTGGTGAAAGCTCCCTGCAATTGCTTCATGATGGTGAGAGTGTGAAGACAACTCACCATTTTCTTAACTCTGAAGAGACTGATGCTAATTTATCTGGCAGAGGTCAATTCTTTAGAGAGGCAATAGTGCCTTCCAAATTCAAAGGAAATTCTGTGAAGCTGGAAACTCTGGGGGGCTCCATAAAGAGTTCAGGAAAGGAAAATGTGCGAGATCTCAGAAGTTCAACAACCCTGAAGAATGAATCATCTGCTGAAACAGATGCCATGGACATTCATGCTTTACATGAGAATCACCTTCAGG GTGATGTTCCATTGCAAACAAACAAG aGTTCCAAGGATATTCAAAAGTCACCCAGTTCTCAAGTTGCAGTAACTTCAGCCAGTGAGAATAACAAAGCTAAATCAACGAATATAGAACTACTTGACATAAACCAAGAGCCTTGTGAGGATCAGACTATGGCAAATCCGATAGTTGATAGGGAGACTAGTACATCTAGAACCCACAGCCTTGGTGCGGAACATTTTCTTCCCGATGCAGACGAGCACGGAAGGTCAATATCTGGCAATAGTTCTTTGGGTCTGGATTCTAGCAGCAGATGGGTTAAACGACTCAAGTTATGCAGAATGGGTTCTGCATGTGGCACTGAAAGTGTAAACATTGGAGAATGTTCTTCACATGAAAAAGTAAATAATACTTTGGGAAAAGCTGTGGAAGGTACTGAAGCTAGCAAGGAGCCCAGAGTTGTAAATCATGCCAAAGAGCAGATGGTACCGGATCCACCTACAGCAGTATTAACAAATGGCAAGTACAGTTTTACAGAAGCGAAGAGAGATGTCGAAATCACACTTTCACATCCCTGGATTCAGAGATGGAGTCACAAACATTCTGCATCCATCAAAAAGAGGCACGAATCAGTGGATCCTCATGATCCAAAGTCTTCAAACATAGCGATagaagagattcaaaaggagcagtTTCCAAGCATTGCTGCTATGGCACTAATGGGAAAGGCACTGAACTGTTTGAATCCATCCAAGGTTATGAAAAAGGGAACGGTGACAGTTTGGAATGCGAAGGGATTTTGA
- the LOC112788996 gene encoding glucose-1-phosphate adenylyltransferase large subunit 1, with translation MESACMAMKTNPHCLHQENGFLGERIKGGVNYSPWIIKEKKKKMINKAKPSVVSSVLTSETAKESLTIQMPSFLRRKADPKNVVSIILGGGPGAQLYPITKRTATPAVPVGGCYRLIDIPMSNCINSGINKIFVLTQFNSASLNRHIARTYFGNGINFGDGYVEVLAATQTAGEAGNKWFQGTADAVRQFTWVFEDAKHTNVENVLILAGDHLYRMDYMDLVQSHVDRNADITVSCAAVGDSRASDYGLVKVDGRGRIIHFSEKPKGADLKSMQVDTSIMGLSHQDAKKSPYIASMGVYVFKTEVLLKLLKWRYPTSNDFGSEIIPAAVGEHDVQAYFFGDYWEDIGTIKSFYDANMALTEENPMFKFYDPKTPIYTSPRFLPPTKIDKCRIVDAIISHGCFLRECTVQHSIVGERSRLDYGVELLDTVMMGADYYQTESEIAALLAEGKVPIGIGKNTKIRNCIIDKNARIGKDVIIMNKDGVEEADRSEDGFYIRSGITIIMEKATIEDGTVI, from the exons ATGGAATCTGCATGTATGGCAATGAAAACCAATCCTCATTGCCTTCATCAAGAAAATGGATTCTTAGGTGAAAGGATCAAAGGGGGTGTCAACTACAGTCCCTGGATCatcaaagagaagaagaagaagatgatcaaTAAGGCCAAACCTTCTGTTGTATCTTCTGTTCTTACATCAGAAACTGCAAAAGAATCTTTG ACAATTCAAATGCCATCTTTTCTGAGAAGAAAAGCTGATCCAAAAAATGTAGTCTCAATCATATTGGGGGGTGGTCCTGGTGCTCAACTTTATCCAATCACAAAAAGAACAGCCACACCTGCT gttcCTGTTGGTGGTTGCTACAGGCTTATAGACATACCAATGAGCAATTGCATCAACAGTGGCATCAACAAGATATTTGTGTTAACACAGTTCAACTCTGCATCCCTCAACCGGCACATAGCTCGCACCTACTTTGGAAATGGCATCAACTTTGGAGATGGATATGTTGAG GTCCTGGCAGCTACCCAAACAGCTGGTGAAGCTGGAAATAAGTGGTTCCAAGGAACAGCAGATGCTGTGAGGCAATTCACTTGGGTGTTCGAG GATGCTAAGCACACAAATGTTGAGAATGTTTTGATCTTGGCTGGTGATCATTTATACAGAATGGATTACATGGACCTTGTGCAG AGTCATGTAGATAGAAATGCAGATATCACAGTTTCATGTGCTGCTGTAGGAGACAG CCGCGCATCGGATTACGGGTTGGTCAAGGTTGATGGCAGAGGTAGGATCATCCATTTTTCAGAGAAACCAAAGGGTGCTGATCTGAAATCAATG CAAGTAGATACTTCTATTATGGGGTTGTCACACCAAGATGCAAAGAAATCACCATATATTGCCTCTATGGGGGTTTATGTATTCAAGACAGAGGTTTTACTCAAGCTTCTCAAATGGAGATATCCAACATCCAATGACTTTGGATCCGAAATCATTCCTGCAGCTGTCGGGGAGCACGATGTTCAA GCATATTTTTTTGGAGACTATTGGGAAGACATTGGAACAATCAAATCCTTTTATGATGCTAACATGGCTCTTACTGAAGAG AATCCAATGTTCAAATTCTATGACCCCAAGACACCTATTTACACATCTCCAAGATTCCTACCACCAACCAAGATTGATAAATGCCgg ATTGTGGATGCAATCATCTCCCATGGATGTTTCCTGAGGGAATGTACTGTCCAACATTCCATTGTGGGCGAGCGATCGCGTTTGGATTATGGAGTTGAACTCCTG GACACTGTAATGATGGGAGCAGACTATTACCAAACGGAATCTGAAATCGCCGCGCTTTTGGCCGAAGGGAAGGTTCCCATTGGGATTGGAAAGAACACCAAGATTAG GAACTGCATAATTGACAAGAATGCAAGGATTGGGAAAGATGTGATCATCATGAACAAAGAT GGTGTTGAAGAAGCAGATAGATCAGAAGATGGATTCTACATAAGGTCAGGAATCACCATCATAATGGAGAAGGCAACAATAGAGGATGGAACTGTCATATAA